From the genome of Vicinamibacterales bacterium, one region includes:
- a CDS encoding ectonucleotide pyrophosphatase/phosphodiesterase — protein sequence MRFRPIVTLWLAMAAMLPIRPSQPGAPIVILISIDGWRWDYLDRVNAPTLKVLAADGVRSEGLIPSFPSVTFPNHYTIVTGLLPDHHGIIANAMLDRSIGPDKFTMAAPTARDPRWWGGEPIWTTVMRHGGRSAAMFWPGSEAIHPTYWRPFDDTLPNAERVKQVLAWLALPEGERPSFNTIYFSDVDHAGHDFGPDAAETAAAAARVDAAIGSLVQGVRALGLEPRTTYVVVSDHGMAATSESRLIYLDDYVGPDDVEVVDTTPNAEMNPKSTLSADAIYKRLVNAHPALAVYRRADLPAWLHYGTNPRIPAVLALADLGWTITSHTAAEARHAQGRSFNGGAHGYDPRYREMHGLFVAAGPRLRRGVVLPEFRNVDIYGLLCELLQVAPAPNDGDLREIERALNR from the coding sequence GTGAGATTCCGACCTATCGTCACGCTCTGGCTCGCCATGGCGGCGATGCTGCCGATCAGGCCTTCGCAGCCCGGCGCACCCATCGTGATCCTGATCTCCATCGACGGCTGGCGCTGGGACTATCTCGATCGGGTCAACGCGCCAACGTTGAAAGTGCTGGCCGCGGACGGCGTGCGATCCGAGGGACTGATTCCGTCGTTTCCTTCCGTCACCTTTCCCAATCACTACACCATCGTCACTGGCCTGCTGCCAGACCATCACGGCATCATCGCGAACGCGATGCTCGATCGATCCATAGGACCTGACAAGTTCACAATGGCGGCGCCCACCGCTCGGGATCCGCGCTGGTGGGGAGGCGAGCCAATCTGGACGACGGTCATGCGGCACGGGGGCCGCAGTGCGGCGATGTTCTGGCCTGGATCGGAGGCGATCCATCCGACCTATTGGCGACCGTTCGACGACACGCTGCCCAACGCCGAGCGCGTGAAGCAGGTGCTGGCGTGGCTGGCGCTGCCCGAAGGCGAGCGGCCCTCGTTCAATACGATCTACTTCAGCGACGTCGATCACGCCGGGCACGACTTCGGGCCAGACGCCGCTGAAACGGCGGCGGCCGCTGCCCGTGTTGATGCGGCGATCGGCAGTCTCGTGCAGGGCGTTCGCGCGCTCGGCCTCGAACCCCGCACCACCTACGTTGTCGTGTCGGATCACGGCATGGCGGCGACGAGCGAGAGCCGCCTCATCTACCTGGACGATTATGTGGGGCCAGACGACGTGGAGGTCGTCGATACGACACCGAACGCTGAGATGAATCCAAAGAGCACGCTATCGGCCGACGCCATCTACAAACGACTCGTCAACGCACATCCGGCGCTCGCTGTTTATCGGCGCGCCGACTTACCCGCCTGGCTCCACTACGGCACGAACCCACGCATCCCTGCGGTGCTCGCGCTGGCCGACCTTGGTTGGACCATCACTTCGCACACGGCCGCCGAGGCGCGCCATGCGCAAGGTCGCAGCTTCAACGGCGGTGCGCACGGCTACGATCCGCGCTATCGCGAGATGCACGGACTGTTCGTGGCGGCGGGGCCGCGTCTGCGCCGCGGGGTCGTCCTGCCGGAGTTCAGGAACGTCGACATCTACGGCCTGCTCTGCGAACTACTCCAGGTGGCGCCAGCGCCGAACGATGGCGACCTGCGCGAAATCGAGCGTGCGCTGAACCGCTGA